Within Longimicrobiaceae bacterium, the genomic segment GACGTGGAGGTCCGGATGAACAACCCCACCTGCGGCGACGAGATCGTGCTGCAGCTCCGCGTCCGCGACGGGACGGTGGAGGAGGTGCGCTTCGCGGGGCAGGGGTGCTCCATCTCGCAGGCCGCCGCGTCGATGATGGCCCAGCTCGTGGCCGGAAGGTCGCTCGTGGAAGCGGACGCGCTGGCGGAGCGCTTCAAGGAGATGCTCCACGGCGATCCCGAGGCGGCCAAGGACCGCGCCCTGGGGGATTTGCGCGCCCTGGCCGGGGTCGCCAAGTTCCCCGTTCGCGTGCGCTGCGCGATGCTCGCCTGGAACGCGCTGCACGAGGCGGAGCGGAGGCTCGGTGCCGGCGGCCAGGACACGTAGACCCAACCGAGGACGGACAGAGTGACGCAACAACAGGGGCCCGCCGGGGGCGCGCCGTACCAGCGGGTCGCCGTCTTCATCGACGGCTGGAACT encodes:
- a CDS encoding SUF system NifU family Fe-S cluster assembly protein, which gives rise to MTDKSTPALGALYQELILDHYRRPRHRGEMESPDVEVRMNNPTCGDEIVLQLRVRDGTVEEVRFAGQGCSISQAAASMMAQLVAGRSLVEADALAERFKEMLHGDPEAAKDRALGDLRALAGVAKFPVRVRCAMLAWNALHEAERRLGAGGQDT